The genomic region GGCCTATTTCGCCCCTGACGGGGACAAGTTCATCTACGAGCTCGGAAAGTTCGAGTTCAACGCCCATGGCGAGGCCGTGGCCGGGCCGAACCAGGGCCCTGTGTACACCCATCACGAGGTGACGTTCTCCTTCAAGACGACGAAGCCCGGGACGCTCCACGCCCTGGCGTACTGCAACATCCACGGCTTGTGGGAGGCGGAGAAGCGGATCGAGGTGGGATAGCAGGCTCCCCCGGGCGGCACGGTACAACGAACCGGGGCCGGGGAGAGCCCTCCCCGACCCCGGGCTCACCCCCTACCGGCCCATCCTCGTGCCGCGAGGGCCGAGGCAAGCGCTCGTGCCCTGGCAGTTTGCGCATTCAAACTGGATCGTGGTGTGGCTGATCCCAAATTCATCGGCGAGGACCCGCTTCAGGTCCGCCATCACAGCTCCCGCTCTGCTCAGCGCCTGATCGGCAATCACAACGTGGGCGGACAGGGCGACGTACCCCGGACTCACCGTCCACACGTGGAGGTCATGGACCTCCGCTACCCCCGGAACTCCGGACATCGCCTTCAAGACGGAGCTCGCTCGCATCCCTTCAGGCGTCCCCTCGACGAGGATGTGCCCGGCTCGGCGCACCACCCGCACCGCGCCGACGAGGATCAGCACCGCGATCGCGAGGCTCACCAGGGGATCGGCGATCGTCCATCCGGTGGCGAGGATCACGACCCCTGCCCCGATCACGCCCACCGAACCCAGGGCGTCGCCCACCACGTGGAGGAACGCGCTGTGGACGTTGAGGTCGTGGCGGTCGTGGCGATGGAGCACCCCCGCCACGCTGATGTTCACGACGAGCCCCGCCCCGGCCACGGCGAGCATCGGCCCCGCCAGGATGGGGGATGGGTTACGGATCCGCCCGATCGCCTCCCAGAAGATCCCCACCGCCACCGCCGCCAGCGTGGCCCCGTTGACGAGCGCGGCCAGGACCTGCACCCGGTGGTACCCATAGGTGTGCCGGTCCGTGGGGGGGCGGCGGGCAGCCTTGAGGGCGGCGTAGGACAGGGCAAGGGCGAACGCGTCCAGGAAGACGTGCGCCGCATCGGAGAGGAGGGCAAGGCTCCTCGTGAGGAGCCCGCCCACGACCTCGGCGACGCAGACGAGTGCAGTGATCCCGGCAGCGAGGAGGAGCCTTCCCTCGCTGTGAGAACGTGTCGCCATCGCCTGTGCATGATCCCGACCGGACGCCGCCCGCGCAAGGCCGTCCATGGGCCTGGTCGAACGTGCTACCGGAAGAAGGATCGGTTCCCGCGGGTGCGGGTTAGCGAGGGGGCTCCGCGGCGTAGCCCCGTTCGAGGGCTTCCCGGTTCAGCTCGATCAACCGTTCACGGGCCTTGGCCCCGAGCTCAACAGCCATCGCCTTCGCGACCGTCTCAAGGGGGAGGATGCCAAGGGCGCGCACCACCGCCCCGAGGGCGATCATGTTCGCCACGCGTGGCTCCCCGAGCTCCCGGGCGACGTCGTTCGCCGCGACGAAGATCCCGCGCACATCCTTCCGCGTGAGGTCGCGTTCGATGAGCGACCGGTTCACCACGATCGCCCCACCCTCGGCGACCCGCGGCTCGAACCGATCGAGGGACGGGCCGTTCATCGCGAGGAGGACATCCGGGTTCTCCCCGATCGGCGACCCGATCGGCTCATCGGAGAGGACCACGGTACAGTTGGCTGTTCCCCCGCGCATCTCCGGCCCGTAGGAGGGAAGCCAGGTCACGTCGAGGCCAGCCTCCATCCCCGCCCGGGCGAGGATCTTCCCCGCCAGGAGCACCCCCTGCCCTCCGAACCCCGCACACACCACCGCTCGCTCCATCTCTACCCCCTATCCACGAGGTCCCCGAGGGGGAACGCCCCCGTCACGACATCGGCCACGTGCTGGTGGGCCGCCGCGGGGGGCATCCTCCATCCCGTGGGGCACGTCGCCAGGATCTCCACGAGCGAGTACCCCTTCCCCTCCACCTGGTAGCGGAGGGCCTTCTCGATCGCCTTCGTCGCCTGGGCAACGTGGCGTGGGTCGTGGAGCGACTGGCGGGTGACGTAGGCCGGAGCAGCAAGGGTGGCGATCAATTCCGCTACGGGAAGCGGATGCCCCATCGTGGAAACATCGCGCCCCTCGGGACAGCTCGTCGCCCGCTGCCCGGGAAGGGTGGTGGGGGCCATCTGCCCCCCGGTCATCCCGTAGATCTGGTTGTTCACGAAGATGACGGTGATCGCCTCGCCCCGGTTCGCGGCATGGATCGTCTCCGCCGTCCCGATCGCGGCCAGGTCACCGTCCCCCTGGTAGGAAATCACAACCAAGTCAGGGTTCGCCCGCTTGAGCCCCGTGGCCACGGCGGCCGCCCGGCCGTGGGAGGCTTGGATCCCGTCGCAGCGGAACCACTCGTAGGCGAACACAGCGCACCCCACGGGGGCGATGAACACGGTTCGTTCCTGCACTCCCAGCTTATCGATCGCCCCCGCCACGAGGCGCGTGATGAGACCGTGGTCGCACCCCGGGCAGTACGTAAAATGCTTCTCGTTGAGGCTCGTGGGGCGAGCGAAGACCTTCACCATCGTCTCCGCCTCAGGCATAGCGCAGCACCTCCCGCAGGATATCGCTCGGGGTCGGCACGACCCCCCCCAGCTCCCCGTAGAACGGGGTCGCGGTGCGACCCTCCACCGCCAGCCGCACGTCCTCCCACATCTGGCCAGCGGATAGCTCCACCGTGAGGATGGCTTTCACCCGCTCGGCGAGGGTCCGAATCGGGGCGTAGGGGAACGGCCACAGGGTGACCGGACGGAGGAGCCCAACCTTGACCCCCCGCTCCCGCCCCCGCCGCACCACGGTCTTGGCGATCCTCCCCATCGTCCCGTACGCGATGAGGAGGACCTCCGCGTCCTCGGTCGCCACCTCCTCCCACCGCACCTCACGGGCCTCGATCTCCCGGTACCGGGCGTACCTCTTCACGTTGAGCTCCCGCAGCACCGTCGGCTCGAGGGCGAAGCTCGCGATCAGGTTGGGCTCTCGCCCCTTCGCCCCGGTGAGGGCCCACGGCTTGGGAGGGAGGGTCCCCGGATCACGCGGTGGAGGGAGGGTCACCGGCTCCATCATCTGCCCGAGCATCCCGTCGGCGAGGATCAGTGCTGGGACCCGATAGCGATCGGAGAGGTCGAAGGCGAGCCCCGCCAGTTCGGCCGCCTCCTGGCCGGTGGACGGGGCAAGGACGATCAGCCGGTAGTCGCCGTGGCCCCCGCCCTTCGTGGCCTGAAAGTAGTCCCCTTGCGCCGGGGCGATGTTCCCCAGTCCGGGCCCGCCCCGGGCGGCGTTGAGGATCACGCACGGGAGGTCCGCCCCCGCGAGGTAGGAAATCCCCTCCATCTTGAGGCTCACCCCGGGGGAGGAGGAGGAGGTCATCGCGCGCACCCCCGCTGCCGCCGCGCCGTAGCACATGTTGATCGCCGCCACCTCGCTCTCCGCCTGGAGGAACGCCCCTCCAGCCTTGGGGAGGTGGGCCGCCATGTATTCCAGGACCTCGTTCTGGGGGGTGATCGGGTAGCCGAAGTACGCGCGGAGCCCCGCACGGATCGCTGCCTCGGCCATCGCCTCGTTGCCGGTCATGAGCTGTCGTTCCGCCATCCGCCCCTCCTTACCGCTGCGGCTCGCCGGATGGTCGCCCCGCACCCCGCGCCGGGGTGCCAGCGGCCGCTTTCTCCCGGTAGACCTCGATCGCCACGTCGGGACACGTCTGAGCACAAAGGGCGCAGCCGGTGCACGCCTCAGGGTGAACGGCTGCGGCCACGGCGTATCCTGAACTGTTGTACTCTTTGGACAGATCGAGCACCCCGAACGGACACACGGCGACACACAGGCCGCACCCCTTGCACCGTTCCCGGTCTACCACCACCTTCCCCTTGGGCATCGCTCGCCTCCTAGTCCAGTTCCAATCGTTTGGATGTGCGGTCCCCGTGGCGGCGCTTGAGGCGCCCCAATGCGGCGTCGGTCGCCTTCAGCCACGCCTCGAGCCGCCGCTCCACCCGTTCCTCAGGCTCCGCGGGGAGGGGGGTGGCACCAGCGCGGCTGTTGAGGGCGGACCGGAACTCGATCGCCTCGCGGTGATAGGCGAGGGCATCCCGATCCTGGTCCGTGACCCGGCGCAGGGAGAGGGTGGGCCGGTCGAGGCGGTCCAACCCGATCACCTTGACGAGGACCTCCTGGCCCACGATGAGGGCCCTCCCGCCCGGGCCGTCGCCCACGGTAGGGATCTCCGACGTGTGGAGGAACCCCACCCCTCCTTCCGGGAACCCGATCAGAACACCGTTGAGTTGGATCTCCAGCACCTTCCCCAGCGCAAGGTCACCGACCCGGGGGTTGGGAGTCATCGTCTCCCCTCACCTC from Candidatus Bipolaricaulis anaerobius harbors:
- a CDS encoding thiamine pyrophosphate-dependent enzyme, yielding MPEAETMVKVFARPTSLNEKHFTYCPGCDHGLITRLVAGAIDKLGVQERTVFIAPVGCAVFAYEWFRCDGIQASHGRAAAVATGLKRANPDLVVISYQGDGDLAAIGTAETIHAANRGEAITVIFVNNQIYGMTGGQMAPTTLPGQRATSCPEGRDVSTMGHPLPVAELIATLAAPAYVTRQSLHDPRHVAQATKAIEKALRYQVEGKGYSLVEILATCPTGWRMPPAAAHQHVADVVTGAFPLGDLVDRG
- a CDS encoding class II SORL domain-containing protein → MGIAAKIQTADWQKEKHVPALECPDRVKADTWTQVKVSLGKATAHPNTTEHHIRWIGAYFAPDGDKFIYELGKFEFNAHGEAVAGPNQGPVYTHHEVTFSFKTTKPGTLHALAYCNIHGLWEAEKRIEVG
- a CDS encoding 3-methyl-2-oxobutanoate dehydrogenase subunit VorB, with product MAERQLMTGNEAMAEAAIRAGLRAYFGYPITPQNEVLEYMAAHLPKAGGAFLQAESEVAAINMCYGAAAAGVRAMTSSSSPGVSLKMEGISYLAGADLPCVILNAARGGPGLGNIAPAQGDYFQATKGGGHGDYRLIVLAPSTGQEAAELAGLAFDLSDRYRVPALILADGMLGQMMEPVTLPPPRDPGTLPPKPWALTGAKGREPNLIASFALEPTVLRELNVKRYARYREIEAREVRWEEVATEDAEVLLIAYGTMGRIAKTVVRRGRERGVKVGLLRPVTLWPFPYAPIRTLAERVKAILTVELSAGQMWEDVRLAVEGRTATPFYGELGGVVPTPSDILREVLRYA
- a CDS encoding cation diffusion facilitator family transporter — encoded protein: MATRSHSEGRLLLAAGITALVCVAEVVGGLLTRSLALLSDAAHVFLDAFALALSYAALKAARRPPTDRHTYGYHRVQVLAALVNGATLAAVAVGIFWEAIGRIRNPSPILAGPMLAVAGAGLVVNISVAGVLHRHDRHDLNVHSAFLHVVGDALGSVGVIGAGVVILATGWTIADPLVSLAIAVLILVGAVRVVRRAGHILVEGTPEGMRASSVLKAMSGVPGVAEVHDLHVWTVSPGYVALSAHVVIADQALSRAGAVMADLKRVLADEFGISHTTIQFECANCQGTSACLGPRGTRMGR
- a CDS encoding S1 RNA-binding domain-containing protein — protein: MTPNPRVGDLALGKVLEIQLNGVLIGFPEGGVGFLHTSEIPTVGDGPGGRALIVGQEVLVKVIGLDRLDRPTLSLRRVTDQDRDALAYHREAIEFRSALNSRAGATPLPAEPEERVERRLEAWLKATDAALGRLKRRHGDRTSKRLELD
- a CDS encoding 2-oxoacid:acceptor oxidoreductase family protein; its protein translation is MERAVVCAGFGGQGVLLAGKILARAGMEAGLDVTWLPSYGPEMRGGTANCTVVLSDEPIGSPIGENPDVLLAMNGPSLDRFEPRVAEGGAIVVNRSLIERDLTRKDVRGIFVAANDVARELGEPRVANMIALGAVVRALGILPLETVAKAMAVELGAKARERLIELNREALERGYAAEPPR
- a CDS encoding 4Fe-4S dicluster domain-containing protein, which gives rise to MPKGKVVVDRERCKGCGLCVAVCPFGVLDLSKEYNSSGYAVAAAVHPEACTGCALCAQTCPDVAIEVYREKAAAGTPARGAGRPSGEPQR